CCTGCTCACCTTACCTGCCACACCACACTAGCACAACTGGCGGTGGTGGATTTTGGTCGGTGCGTATAAATACCGCCGTCAGGATAAGCCGTCAGTTAGAAACTCGCCAGCATTCGCAGCGAACGGTTCAAGATTTTATTGCACAAACAAGTCCAATTATCAGTCAGTTCGAGATGTCGTCTAGTGAGATATATCGTTACTATTACAAGACCTCCGAGGATTTGCAGGGCTTCAAGACTGGCGCAACGGAGCCTTATTTTAATCCCATGGCTGCCTATAATCCTGGCGTCACACACTACCAATTCAATTGCAACTCCTTGGCCAGCTCCAGCAACTATTTGTCCGCCAATGGGTTCATCAGCTTTGAGCAGGCCAGCTCCGATGGCTGGATCACATCATCACCGTCCAGCCATCGATCCGAGACTCCAGAGTATGTTGATCTGAATGCCATCTACAACAATGGCTGCAACGGCTTGCCACAGCAGTCAGGTCAACAGTTTGTCTTGCCGCTGGATCAGCCGGCGGTGACAGCGGGAACAGCGCCTCCGGCGCCTCCACAGCCCGTAATGGAGATTATGGGATCATCCAATGTGGGCACCTGCAAGACGCTGCCACAAGCAGCTCCAGTGACGAAGCCCAAGCGAAGCTATACGCGCAAGAATCAACAAGTGGCTGCCACAGAGAACGTTacagctgccacgcccacatcccAATGTCCCACAACGTCGAACGTCAATCTCTATAACGATGATTTCCAGAGCTTTGATTTTGATAATTCCGCTCTGTTCGATGATAGCGTTGAGGATGACGATGACATGATGCTCTTCGATGATGACTTTGACGCTGACGGCAACGATGGTTCCTTTGACCTGGCCGATGGCGACAGCGAGGATGCCGCAGGCAATCCCAACGCACCGGCAACTGGTGCTGGCAAAAGGAGGCGCAATAAACAAATCTCGCCGGTTGTCAAGCGAAAGCGTCGCCTGGCAGCAAATGCCCGTGAACGTCGCCGGATGCAGAACCTCAATCAGGCATTTGACAGACTCCGTCAGTATCTGCCATGCCTGGGCAACGACCGCCAGCTGTCCAAGCATGAGACTCTTCAAATGGCCCAGACCTATATCTCCGCCCTGGGAGATTTATTACGCTAACACTCCACACTCCATTCCCTCAAAGCCAACAGTCACTTGCCAAATGTTGTACCTTCTTtgtaaatattcatatatagtAGCATATGTAAACTAGAACCCAGTAGTAAATTATTATCTAAGTATTACCATGTTCATAGTTtagttaatttgtttaaatggaAGACAATGATTAAgacttgaaataaaaattataagaaaatcacaacaaaacaaactttgcttttattttttttagtttcagttcaaaagaaaaaggaaTCTGATTTAACTCATAAATCTTGAAATAGCCACTCGAAAATTGAATAGAGTAAATAAATGTGTTAATCAGTCTAAGCCTAAATGaagtcaattaatttatttaaggatCTTCTATGGTTTTGTTTacaataaaaagtattaaatgactttaaaatttcaacttaaatCGAAGTATTTACAGTTGAAAAATTctgtctatatatttttttttaattttaaacacatTTAATATCTGTATATAATTGAGTCCAAAAAAACTCTTTGAATGCAAGCgaattttgacttgaaaatTGTCAGTGAATGTAAAGGTAAAATAGAttgattatattaaattgcgACTGAGttttgctataaaaaatattgattataaaACAACGTAAATttccacatttttatttgaatatctctTAGAAGGTTCTATACAttgaaaaaagtcaaattctTCACTTGATTTtgctaaaaatgtatttcaaacttaaaagttatttGCTTCCTAACAATCAGAAGAACAGTTTATATGTGAATCAAGTCTTATGATGAGCTTGACCCACCAATCTCAGAGTCAATCTGAAGTTCACTTAATGTCTTCACCTTTTGctcatgtatttttttttggcgcttCCTCTCGAGGTGCCTCGTTTATCGCAGTGCATCGATTCTCACACAAAATTCGGGCGCGCGACTCGACGCATTGAATATAACTTTATTATATGGAGCAAGGTGATCGATTTGGCGCTTCGCGATCAATTTGTAGACAGTTCACCGAAATTATGATGGCCAAAACAAATACGCGAAAAGTGATCCCCTGTTTGGGCCAGCCTGGATTGCCCTGGATCAGGAACAGAACAGTATTGTGCCAATAATTATACCTCAGAGCGCGCCAGAGTGTGGCTGCCAAATTAAGTTAAGTGTGGGGCTGATCTGCTTTCAGCGGTCGCAGTCAGAGTCAAAGTTGGAGTcgcaaccaaaaataaaataaaacaaaaaagaaatgagcGCCACTCATAAATCGTTTAAAGGGAACTTCGATTGATGATCGTTGCTGGCGGATAACCGACAAAGGCTAAGACTAAGCTGGCTTAAATCCAGCGTAAAGCTCGGTCAATTCATTGAAcagtctgactgtctgtcagttagtcagtttgTCGGGTCAGCGATTCAATCATTCGGAAGATACAAAACCAATTTGTTGATAGCGCGACGATCGACGGTGGCAGCGGCTGACGATCGACTGCCACCACACAATCAcaatgggattgggattggtaTTGAGAATggcaatgggaatgggaatgggaattggGGCGCTTGTAGGCGGATGATCGGGCCACGGGGGGCGCGGCAGGACATCGTTACGTGggcagttttattttgatattgtttgttttataaaatcattttcgGGCGTTGCCAAAAAGCTCTCTTTTTTCCCTCGCAACCTttttgcaaacaaaaaaaaaaaaaagaaggaaattCACATAATTAGTTAGCGACGCGACTTCGACAGCGCTTCGTTAAATTGTTAATGACTTAATTTAAGAGATCGCGCGACGCGGGCGTCACCCTCGCATTTAGCTAGCTGCAACACGGTGTGGCAATTATGAACTCAGCCACAATATCCTGCCACAGTTGCTGTTCCTGGGATCGCTTCTCTTGTTAGCGACAATTTACGGCTTTGAACGCTTCCGCACAAAGCGTTGCCGTCAATTTGTCAATTACACAAATTGTTTAAGTCTCCACTCGCACTCCACGACaccagcggcaacaacaacaacattaacaacaacaacaacaacagcaacaagcaacaaaaga
The genomic region above belongs to Drosophila innubila isolate TH190305 chromosome 3R unlocalized genomic scaffold, UK_Dinn_1.0 2_E_3R, whole genome shotgun sequence and contains:
- the LOC117792800 gene encoding protein atonal — protein: MSSSEIYRYYYKTSEDLQGFKTGATEPYFNPMAAYNPGVTHYQFNCNSLASSSNYLSANGFISFEQASSDGWITSSPSSHRSETPEYVDLNAIYNNGCNGLPQQSGQQFVLPLDQPAVTAGTAPPAPPQPVMEIMGSSNVGTCKTLPQAAPVTKPKRSYTRKNQQVAATENVTAATPTSQCPTTSNVNLYNDDFQSFDFDNSALFDDSVEDDDDMMLFDDDFDADGNDGSFDLADGDSEDAAGNPNAPATGAGKRRRNKQISPVVKRKRRLAANARERRRMQNLNQAFDRLRQYLPCLGNDRQLSKHETLQMAQTYISALGDLLR